CTGAACTCCGCGATGAGTTTGTTGACCTTCGGAGCTGCAGCATTGCTTACCGGGCGCGTCATCGCCGGCGGCCCGATGATGGCAATGGGCGAGCAGTTCTTCGTCGATTCGTTCAACGTTTTCCTGGTCGCGTTGACCGCCTTCGTCGCCTTTACCACATCGTTGTTCTCGCGCCGTTACATGCGCATCGAGGAACACCACGAAAGAGTGAACTCGCATCGACTGCGCCTCTATCACAGCATGTACCAGTTGTTCTCGTTCACTATGGTGCTGTGCCTGCTTGCCAACAACGTCGGCATCCTGTGGGTGGCGTTGGAGGGTGCAACCCTTTCGACGGTGTTGCTGGTGAGCCTGTACCGCACACCGGCGAGCCTGGAAGCGGCGTGGAAGTACTTTATCCTGTGCAGTGTCGGCATTGCGCAAGCGCTCTTCGGCACCATCCTGCTTTACTTCGCCGCTGAAAAAGTGCTCGGGCCCGGCGGCACCTCGCTTCTGTGGACACACCTGTACGAAGTTCGACATCAACTCGAGCCTACCGTGCTTTCACTGGCCTTTGTGTTTCTATTAGTGGGTTTCGGGACTAAAGTCGGGCTGGTTCCGCTTCATAACTGGCTCCCCGATGCGCACGCCGAGGGTCCAACGCCGGTTTCGGCGGTGCTGTCTGGCCTTTTGCTAAACGTAGCTCTTTATGCCGTGGTGCGGAGCAAAGTTCTGGTAGACGGCGCGCTCGGGCGTAATTTTTCCGGTGGCCTTCTGATGGGATTCGGGCTGTTGTCGGTCGTGGTAGCGGCGTTTTTCCTTTCGCGGCAAAAAGACATCAAGCGCATGTTCGCCTATTCGTCGATTGAGCACATGGGTATCATGACTTTCGCCTTCGGCATGGGAGGGCCGGTCGCGGCATTTGCTGGCCTGCTGCACATGACGGTGCACTCGCTCACTAAAAGCGCAATTTTCTTCACTGTTGGGCACGCCTCGCAGAGCACCGGCACTCAGATCATGGACCAGATCCGCGGTCTGATCGTGCAGAGCCCGACCATCGGCTGGGGCCTCGCAGTTGGAAGTCTGGCCATCCTCGGCATGCCGCCCTTCGGCGTATTCACCAGCGAATTTATGATGTTGACCACTGCGATGCACGAGCACTCTTGGGCCACGCCGTTCCTGCTAATCGCGCTTGGCGTCGCGTTCGCTGCGATCTTCGGCAAAGTGCAACCGATGGTCTTCGGCGAGACCACTGCGCACCGCCTGCCACATCCGCCGGCGCTTATCCCCGTGTTCGTACACCTGGCGATCGTGTTGATGCTCGGTCTGTACATCCCGCCCTACCTCGTTGCATGGTATCGCCAGGCAGCGGCGCTGATAGGCTGAAAGGATGACCATGCGCCTGGCGGAATTTCCATTGGATGTCCAAGTACTCCCGGGGGCTATGCCGGCTTTCCGCGCATCGATCGATGCAAGCGAACTGCGCGGCCTGTGCCAAGAAGCGCGGTCACAAAAATTTCCGCTGATAGCGCTCTGGGGTAGCGACGAAACCCAGCAAGGCGGTGGGTACGCATTGCATCTTGCTCTCGCGCTTCCTTCTGGACTGCTGTGGCTCACCGTGCCTCTCGCGCGCGAGCATCCGCGCTATCCCGGCATTGCCGACGTCTACCCGAGCGCCGACCGCATGCAACGCGCCGCCTACGATCTTGTCGGCATACACGCCCAGGACAATCCCGACCGCCGCAAGTGGCTGCGCCACGGCGCCTGGCCCGGAGGCGTGTTCCCGTTGCGCAGCGATTTCAGCATCGCCACCCATTTCCCTGCCGCCGAAGACCACTATCCGTTCGTAAAAGTTGACGGCGAAGGGGTGCACGAAATTCCGGTCGGTCCGGTACATGCCGGCACGATCGAACCCGGGCACTTTCGATTTTCCATTGTCGGGGAAAAAATTCTGCGTCTTGAGGAGCGGCTTGGATATAAGCACAAGGGAATCGAGAAGCGTTTTGAGACCATGACGCTTGAAGAAGGCGCCAAACTCGCCGGGCGAATCAGCGGCGATTCGACCGTCGCCTACGCCTGGGCCTACGCCATGGCTGTCGAAAGCATCGTGGGAGGAATCGAGCTGCCGCGCCGGGCGCACGCACTGCGTGGCATCCTGCTCGAATTGGAACGCATCGCCAACCATCTTGGAGATCTCGGTTACCTGGGTAACGACGTGGGGCTCTCCTTCGGTTTTTTCCAGTTTTGGCGCCTTAAGGAAGATTTGTTACGCCTCAACGCGCAGTTATTCGGTCACCGCTATTTGATGGACGCTATCGTGCCCGGTGGAGTTGCCAAGGACCTGTTGCAAAGTGAAGCAGATTTGCTTCTAGATCAGCTGCAAAAAATCCAAAAGCAGGTTACCACGCTCAAGTCCATCTATGACGAACATGCGGGCGCACAGGACCGGTTTATCATGACTGGGCGGTTACCCCCGGAACTCGCGGAAAAAATAGGCCTGACCGGATTCGCCGGGCGTTCCAGCGGCAACCGGCGCGACCTCCGCGTAAATTATTCAATTTCACCCTATCGGGAGCTCGGTGTGCAACTGGTGTCGCACACGCGGGGCGATGTTGCCGCTCGCGTCTCGGTGCGGTTTGACGAACTGGCCGAATCAATACGGCTGATCCAAATGCTGCTGCGGCAGCTTCCTTCCGGTGGTACTCGAATTGCGCTTGCCAACGCGGCCCACGGAACAGCCGGCATAGGCTGGGTGGAAGGCTGGCGCGGTGAAATATTCATTGCTCTGGAAGCAGGCGAAAACAACCGAGTACGCCGCTGTCATGCGCATGATCCTTCATGGCAAAACTGGCCGGCATTACAGTACGCGGTAATCGGCAACATCGTTCCCGATTTCCCGCTGATCAATAAATCCTTCAACTTGAGTTATAGCGGGCACGACCTGTAAGCATGTACCAGCTTCTAAAACAGATTGCTCAAACCGGTATCAAGACCGAAGCGGCTCCGACGGCGGATGAGGCGCTGCGCATCTTGCCGCAGCGCCTGCAAGAGGGAATTTTAAGGTATCTTGGACGAGCGTTAGCCATCCGCCACGTGGATGCGGGTTCGTGCAACGGTTGCGAACTCGAAATCCACGCCACCAACAGTCCCTACTACAATCTGGAGCGGCTGGGCATCCGCTTCGTGGCCAGCCCCCGCCATGCGGACCTGCTGCTTGTTACGGGTCCAGTATCGCGCCACATGGAGACCGCATTGAAGCGCACCTATGAGGCTACCCCGGATCCCAAGCTGGTGGTTGCAATCGGTGATTGCGGCTGCAGTGGCGGGATCTTCGGCGAAAATTACGCAAGCTGCGGCAGCGTGGCAAACGTAATCCCTGTGGACGTTGCCGTACCGGGCTGTCCTCCTACGCCGCTCGCCATTATGCAAGGCATCCTCACCGCGATCAGCAAATGATACGGCACGCAGGTCGTCACGATCGAGTTTGTGCAATGGAACTCTAATTCATTTCTGCTGCAGGACAATTACTGACATTGGGCAAGCGACCGCAGCCGTCAGTGAATAAAAAACGCGCGCCATCGCGGTAGTCGGCTTGATTAACAGGTTCGCGATCTGCTGTTACTTGGTTGGAAGCGCGTCATACG
Above is a genomic segment from Burkholderiales bacterium containing:
- a CDS encoding NADH-quinone oxidoreductase subunit C, translated to MTMRLAEFPLDVQVLPGAMPAFRASIDASELRGLCQEARSQKFPLIALWGSDETQQGGGYALHLALALPSGLLWLTVPLAREHPRYPGIADVYPSADRMQRAAYDLVGIHAQDNPDRRKWLRHGAWPGGVFPLRSDFSIATHFPAAEDHYPFVKVDGEGVHEIPVGPVHAGTIEPGHFRFSIVGEKILRLEERLGYKHKGIEKRFETMTLEEGAKLAGRISGDSTVAYAWAYAMAVESIVGGIELPRRAHALRGILLELERIANHLGDLGYLGNDVGLSFGFFQFWRLKEDLLRLNAQLFGHRYLMDAIVPGGVAKDLLQSEADLLLDQLQKIQKQVTTLKSIYDEHAGAQDRFIMTGRLPPELAEKIGLTGFAGRSSGNRRDLRVNYSISPYRELGVQLVSHTRGDVAARVSVRFDELAESIRLIQMLLRQLPSGGTRIALANAAHGTAGIGWVEGWRGEIFIALEAGENNRVRRCHAHDPSWQNWPALQYAVIGNIVPDFPLINKSFNLSYSGHDL
- a CDS encoding hydrogenase 4 subunit F, which codes for MEITLVLGIPLLGGLLLALVGHRRWAPELNSAMSLLTFGAAALLTGRVIAGGPMMAMGEQFFVDSFNVFLVALTAFVAFTTSLFSRRYMRIEEHHERVNSHRLRLYHSMYQLFSFTMVLCLLANNVGILWVALEGATLSTVLLVSLYRTPASLEAAWKYFILCSVGIAQALFGTILLYFAAEKVLGPGGTSLLWTHLYEVRHQLEPTVLSLAFVFLLVGFGTKVGLVPLHNWLPDAHAEGPTPVSAVLSGLLLNVALYAVVRSKVLVDGALGRNFSGGLLMGFGLLSVVVAAFFLSRQKDIKRMFAYSSIEHMGIMTFAFGMGGPVAAFAGLLHMTVHSLTKSAIFFTVGHASQSTGTQIMDQIRGLIVQSPTIGWGLAVGSLAILGMPPFGVFTSEFMMLTTAMHEHSWATPFLLIALGVAFAAIFGKVQPMVFGETTAHRLPHPPALIPVFVHLAIVLMLGLYIPPYLVAWYRQAAALIG
- a CDS encoding NADH-quinone oxidoreductase subunit B family protein, with amino-acid sequence MYQLLKQIAQTGIKTEAAPTADEALRILPQRLQEGILRYLGRALAIRHVDAGSCNGCELEIHATNSPYYNLERLGIRFVASPRHADLLLVTGPVSRHMETALKRTYEATPDPKLVVAIGDCGCSGGIFGENYASCGSVANVIPVDVAVPGCPPTPLAIMQGILTAISK